atgtcatgatgatgtcatcaggtggaagtggctatgtatgattggtaagcacagatggagatgtggcttggcacttgtgtgtgatataagcaccaaggtcatgtgattgaaaatattgtttgtttaactttgtttaaatttgagaaaatgggaataaattccctggtattgactgagtctacaacactgccccccctcttaAAGGCCTTTTTCCTCATTTCTTTCTCAAAATctttcaggattttttcaGCATTCTTGAAGTTTTCCCtgggttcccaggtattttcctctgatccatagcccttcTATTTCACCCTGAAAAACCATTCACTGTTTCTctcttccatgtctgtgatcccttccaccttgtattcctcttctccattgATTGTGACTGGTAGGGGGCAACTTTCAAAGGCATGCTTCTTGTCctgtttgacttttgacaatAATCTCatgtagaagacattgtggattctcattgtgGGCAGCAGTTCAAGGCAGTAGGCACAATTGGAGATCTTTTCAGTGACTTTGAAGGGTCCTAGCTGCTGTTCTATTAGCTTGGGGCTCAGGGTCTTCAAtttgacattcttggcaTCCAGCCAAACTTCCTCCCCAACCTCAAATTGCATAGGTTCTCCTGATTCTCTGGCTACCATACATGACTTGGATTGCCAGAGAGCTGCCTCTACTTCTTGCCATTGAGCTTCCATCTGGTTGGCCAGGTTGTTGGCTTCCAAGATGTCTGTAGGTACATTGCTTGGGGTTAAGGCAAGTTCCCATTCATACAGTGCTTTGAATGGGGATTTGCTGGTGCTGGTATGAACTGCATTGTTATATGCAAACTCAGCCATGGGGAGCCATTTTACCCAGTCCTTTTGATTGACTCCAGAGTATGCTCTTAGGAAGTGTTCTACTGTAGGGTTGACCCATTCTGTTTGCCTGTTGCTCTGTGGGTGATAAGCCAATGAGAAATGGGGGTCTATCTCAAGGCATTAGTACAGTACTTTaaggaacttgttgttgaagacccaACTGCAGTCTGAGACTGttttctcaggcatgccatgtgttgtagacacactcaataccagggagtttattcccattttctcaaatttaaactaacacaaacagacaacattttcaatcatgtgaccttggtgcttatatcttATGCTAAGTGACAAGCCATGCCTTCATTCATGCTTATTCTGTTGAAAGACACGTAGAGCTAAACAATATTGTATctcagctctactatatggtagtgaACTCTTGTGTATACTGTACCTAAACAATATTGTATCTACAGGATTATAAGCATACATGAACAGAATAGAAAGATATGATACGTACCTCATctctactatatggtagtgaACTGAGGTACACAAGAATTGATAAAGAACACATTTATACTTGTACATCCAAACGTAAGTAAATATGCGTAAGGATTACATGTATGGTTCCGTGAgactgatatttcaacacGCCCACTCAGGATAACAGAGACAAAAGGAAAATTAAGACATGCCCATATCAGCAACAAAGCTGGGGAACTTGGTTCTTCTGAGTGGCTTAGTAAGTATATTGGCCACCTGCTTGTTGGTCAGGATGTATTGTAAGTCAACTTCCTTCAATTCAATCATCTCACAAATAAAATGGTGTTTAATTTGGATATGCTTTGTGTTCTGGTGATTGATTGGATTCTTTGCAAGAGCCATACTCAATTGATTATTGGTAAGTAAAGTTGTTGGCCCTTTGGGGAGTAAATTGAGTTCTGATagaaattggcaaagccaAATTAGCTTGCGTGTAGCACTTGCAGCAGCAATGTATTTGGCCTCCATACTTGATAGCAAGATTGTCAGCTGTTTTCTCAATGACCATGCAATACTTGCCCCGCCTATCATGAAAGTCCACCCGGTAGTTGATTGACTGGTGTTTGGATTGCCTGCGTAATTGGCATCAACGTAACCGGTGAGTTCCAATCCTTTTGACTTCTTGTAAACTATACTGAGGTCCTTTGTGCCCTTTAAATACCGCAGAGTACGCTTGAATGCGTTCCAGTGCTTGTGCCCTGGGTTTGCGGAGTGCTGGGCCAACAGGCTGGTTGCATATGCAATGTTGGGCTGTGTTTGTACCATAGCATACATCAGCAAACTAATGCCACGCTGGTATAGGGCTTGGTTGACAGTCAGTGAGTTGAGTTTTGGTAGATTTGGCGATTCGGCCATAGGCGTGTTGCTTGGCTTACAATTGTTCATATTGATTCTTTTTAGGACTTCTTCAATGTATTGTTCTTGCAATATTTTGAGGGTTCCGGCATTGCAATCTTGATGAATTGACACTCCAACAAACATCTTTGGCTCTCCTAGATTGACAAGTTCAAAAACTTTTGCCATTTTGGACTTGATTTCCTCAAGAAAGGTACAAGGTTTGCCGATTAATAGCATGTTGTCTATGTGAGCTACAATAAATGCAATGTTATTTTTATTTTGCCTATGAAAGACAGCATGGTTGGAGTTGCATCAGGTAAACCCAATCTGTTTGAGAACTTTGCGTAGTTGAGAATAAAATGCTTGCGCTGCTtgcttgaggccgtatagTGCCTTCTCAAGCCGCCAAACGTATTTCACGGGATCGTCCTCAAAGCCTTCTGGCTGCTCCATGTATATctcctccttgattgtgccATGTAAGAAGGCAGTCTTGATATTGAGCTGAATTATGTTGTAATCTTTGCTTGTACCTTTGGCCAGGAGTGTACGCGTGGAGTCGGAATTTGCAACAGGTGAGGACGTATCTTCAAAATCAATACCTGGACGCTGAGAGTATCCT
This genomic interval from Rhizoctonia solani chromosome 11, complete sequence contains the following:
- a CDS encoding Gag-Pol polyprotein/retrotransposon — encoded protein: MAKVFELVNLGEPKMFVGVSIHQDCNAGTLKILQEQYIEEVLKRINMNNCKPSNTPMAESPNLPKLNSLTVNQALYQRGISLLMYAMVQTQPNIAYATSLLAQHSANPGHKHWNAFKRTLRYLKGTKDLSIVYKKSKGLELTGYVDANYAGNPNTSQSTTGWTFMIGGASIAWSLRKQLTILLSSMEAKYIAAASATRKLIWLCQFLSELNLLPKGPTTLLTNNQLSMALAKNPINHQNTKHIQIKHHFICEMIELKEVDLQYILTNKQVANILTKPLRRTKFPSFVADMGMS